The segment CGAGATGCTGGAAGACTTGATCATAGCCGGTGTGAATGAGGCCATTAGAAGGGTTCAGGAAATGGCCAAGGAAGAAATGTCTAAATTAACAGGGGGTATCAATATTCCCGGTCTCTTTTAATAAATGCCCTAGAGAGGTGCGAAGTTGTATTGTCCAAAGAGCTTATCAGAATTAATAAAAGAATTGACAAGATTGCCCGGTATAGGAGAGAAGACTGCACAAAGGTTGGCTTTTCATATTCTAAAGACATCCAAAGATAGGGCAAAGAAATTGGCTCAGTCCATCGTAGATGTAAAAGAGAGAATAACGTACTGCTCCGTATGCTGTAATATAGCAGAAGAGGACCCTTGTGGGATATGCACAGATCCTCGAAGAGAGAAAGATATCATCTGTGTTGTGGAAGAACCAAAAGATGTTTTTTCTATTGAAAAGACAAATGGATTTAGGGGAAACTATCATGTCTTATTAGGAGCGCTGTCCCCATTAGATGGTATTGGCCCAGATGATTTAAGAATAAAAGAGCTTTTGGAGAGGTTGAAGAGTAATAAGACCAAGGAGGTTATTATTGCTACAAATCTTAGCATGGAAGGGGAGGCAACGGCAACGTACCTTGCAAGGCTGGTTAAAAAATTAGGGATAAGGGTAACACGTATTGCCTACGGATTGCCGGTGGGTGGTGACCTGGAATATGCAGACGAGGTTACCTTAAGCAAGTCGATTGAGGGAAGAAGGGATATGTGATTCGATTGTAAACCAACCAAACACTCATTATATTTAAGGAGTAGGAGATATGGAAGAATACACTGAGGTGAGATGGCATGGAAGGGCTCAGCAGGGAATTGTTACTGCTGCCAAGGTATTTGCAGAGGCTGCACTGGCTGGGGGGAACAATATCCAGGCATTTCCTGACTATGGTCCTGAGAGGATGGGGGCTCCGGTAGCATCCTATAATAGAATCAGTAAAAAGCCCCTGACGGTTCACTGTGCTGTAGTAAATCCAAGAGTTATCGTCGTAGTAGATGCTACATTGATTGGCTCAGTGGACATCTTAGAGGGTGTTCCAGATAATGGAGTAGTCATTATCAATACTCATAAATCATTTGCTGATATAAAAAAGAAAATCGATACAGGGAAAAGAGAACTTTATATCGTCGATGCCACAAAGATAGCACTGGAAACGATTGGTAAACCCTTTCCAAATACCCCGATGATGGGTGCCTTAGCAAAGGCTACCAATCTCGTAAAGCTCGAAGACCTTTTAGAAGAGACAAAAAAGGTTATGGGAAGAAAATTGGCAAAAGAAATTCTGGAGGGGAATTTAAAGGCAATTGAAAGAGGGTATAAGGAGGTAAAAAAACAATGAAAGAGAAAGATTGGAGAGAAATACCGATAGGGGGTTTGATTATCAATCCTCCCAATACAACAGACTATAATACGGGATCATGGAGGACAGTTCGACCAGTGCTCAATAAGGAGAAATGCATCAATTGTTTGCAGTGCTGGCTCTATTGTCCTGATGATGCCATTATTGTTAAAGACGAGGAGATGAAGGGACATAACCTTGTCCACTGCAAGGGATGTGGACTTTGTGCCGAAATATGTCCTGTAGATGCCATAGAGATGGTTTTAGAATCCAAGTTCAACGAGGAATAAAAAGACTAAATAATCAAAAAGGAGAAAGAGATGGGTAAAATTGTAGCGATAACAGGGAATTCAGCAGCAGCAGAGGCTATGAGGCAGATCAATCCAGATGTCTGCGCTGCTTACCCCATAACTCCCTCCACACAGGTTATGGAAGAGTTTTCTCAGTACGTAGCCGATGGGATTGTGAATACGGAACTCGTTACTGTGGAGAGCGAGCATAGTGCCATGAGTGCCTGTATTGGCGCAGCAGCAGCAGGGGGGAGGGTAATGACCGCCACATCAGCCAATGGCATGGCACTGATGTGGGAGATGCTCTATATTGCCTCAGGTTTAAGAACACCCTTGGTTTTGACTCTGGTTAACAGGGCCCTGAGCGCACCGATTAATATTCACGGTGACCATAGCGATGGTATGGGTGCAAGGGATTCTGGCTGGATTCAGCTCTACTCAGAAAACTCCCAGGAGACATATGATAATCTCTTGCAGGCTTTTCCTATAGGTGAACATGAAGATGTCCGCCTTCCTGTCATGGTCTGCTTGGATGGCTTTATCATCAGCCACTCTATTGAGAATATGGAGATGCTTGAGAATGAGGAAGTTCAGAAGTTTATTGGGAAGTATAAACCACACTATCCGCTTCTTGATGTGGACCATCCTGTAACCTATGGCGCATTAAATCTTACCGATTACTACATGGAGTTTAAAAGACAGCAGGTGGAAGCCATGAAGCATGCCAAGGGCGTTATTCTTGATGTGAGCAAAAGATTTAAGGAGCTAAGTGGCAGGGATTACCCGCTTTTTAGGGAATACATGATGGAGGATGCAGAGGTTGCCATCGTTGTCCTCGGTTCTGCGTGTGGAACAGCCCAGGCATCCGTTGATAGACTGAGAGCAAAAGGAATTAAAGCCGGGCTGATTAAACTCAGGGTATTCAGGCCTTTTCCTTTCTATGAGATTATTGATGCCCTCTCACACGTTAAGGCAGTTGCTGTTCTTGATAGGGCAGATTCCTTTGGTGCGATGGGAGGACCGGTATTCCAGGAAGTGAGATCTGCTCTTTTAGAATTGAAGGAGTCACCAAAGGTGATAAACTTTATTTATGGTCTTGGAGGAAGAAATCTTGCTGTGGAGGAGATAAACTGGGCATACAATGAGCTCTTAAAGATTGTAAAGACAGGGAAGGTTGAGAGACTGACAGATTATCTTGGGGTAAGAGATTATAAGGAGGCAAAGAAATGGCTAGCTTAAAGGAGTTATCAAAAAAACAATCCGTTCTCAAAGGAGGTCACAGACTCTGTTCTGGCTGTGGAATCCCCCTTATTGTAAAACAGGTTCTTTTAGGCACAGATGACCCTGTTATCATATGTACAGCCACAGGCTGCCTTGAGGTCGCCACAACTATCTATCCCTATTCAGCATGGAGGATGCCCTGGATTCACAGCGCCTTTGAAAATGCTGCAGCAACCATAAGCGGTGTTGAGTCCATGTATCAATCCTTAAAGAGGCAGGGAAAGATTCCAAAGGATAAGAGGATAAGATTCGTTGCCTTTGGCGGCGATGGAGGAACCTATGATATTGGTCTTCAATCGCTGTCAGGTGCTTTGGAGCGAAGGCACGACTTTCTCTATGTCTGTTATGATAACGGTGCCTACATGAACACAGGTGTTCAGCGCTCCAGCTCTACTCCTTATGGTGCGGCTTCATCAACAACCCCTGTAGGTAAAGTTCGGTTGGGAAAACAGCATTTTCATAAAGACTTGACAGCGATTATTGTTGCCCACAATATTCCCTATGCTGCTCAGGCCTCTCCAGCTTTTTGGATGGATATGACAAAAAAGACCAAAAGGGCGCTGGATACGGAGGGCCCTACCTTTATCAATACCATGTCAAACTGTAACCTCGGGTGGAAGAACAGGCCTAACGAGACAGTAAAGTTACTCAAGATAGCTGTAGATACCTGTTACTGGCCTTTATATGAGGTAATTGATGGTGAGTGGAAATTAACCTATAAGCCAAAGAAAAAGATTCCTATAATTGATTGGCTTAAGCTGCAGGGACGATTCAAGCACCTCTTAAAACCGGAAAACAAGGGAGTTGTTGACAAGATTCAAGAACATGTTGATAGAGACTGGGAAAAGCTTCTAAAGAGATGCGGTGAGACCGCATAAGTCTTGACAATTTTCCTAAAAGGTGTTAATTCTTGAATTGTTGAGTTCAAGTGAGCAAAGGGTTCCCCAGTAGCTCAGTTGGCAGAGCAGGTGGCTGTTAACCACCGTGTCGCTGGTTCGAGTCCGGCCTGGGGAGCCAGAAAATAAAAGGTCCCCCTTTTCGGGGGATTTTTATTTTCTGAGCTCTGTTGACGGCAAGAATCCGTGTGAGGAGACCTTGTGAATCATTGGTGGGTTTACATAATCGAGAAGAAGAACAAGTTCTATGTTGGAATCACTACGGACATCAGCAATCGCCTTCGTCAGCATGGCCATCCCCCACTTCTCTATAAGGAATGCCTTATTTCACGAGACCAAGCAGTTGCACGTGAGAAAAAAATTAAAGGCTGGTCGCATAAAAAGAAATTGGAGCTAATTACAAAAGCCTCCTCACAACAAAGGTGAGTTCACCCTGAGCGAAGCCGAAGGGAGTCCGGCCTGGGGAGCCAGAAATTCTAACTTATTTATATTGAATAAGTAATCCAGATGATTGCCTGTTCTATATGAATAGGCTTTTTCTTTATCTGACAAAGTATTAAAGGCTTAGGGCATTACTTTTTTAAATGAATTTTTATTCAAATCCTCTCTCTTTTCAGTTTATTTATAAAGCTCTTTTATTTCTTGATTATAACCTCTCTTCCTCTCTAAATGCGCCATTATTTAATAGGCTTTATTTAACAGCATTTGGAGCCATTATTGGCTAGGACTCGTAGTAGTCGTAATTGGAAGAATTGGCTGTTAACCAAAATCTGGCGAGAATTGGGCAGGTGAGCAGATAATTTATCTCTGGTTAACGAAGAGATCAATCATGAATCAATCAAGAAATGGGATTCTCTAAAAT is part of the Nitrospinota bacterium genome and harbors:
- the recR gene encoding recombination mediator RecR yields the protein MYCPKSLSELIKELTRLPGIGEKTAQRLAFHILKTSKDRAKKLAQSIVDVKERITYCSVCCNIAEEDPCGICTDPRREKDIICVVEEPKDVFSIEKTNGFRGNYHVLLGALSPLDGIGPDDLRIKELLERLKSNKTKEVIIATNLSMEGEATATYLARLVKKLGIRVTRIAYGLPVGGDLEYADEVTLSKSIEGRRDM
- a CDS encoding 2-oxoacid:acceptor oxidoreductase family protein; the encoded protein is MEEYTEVRWHGRAQQGIVTAAKVFAEAALAGGNNIQAFPDYGPERMGAPVASYNRISKKPLTVHCAVVNPRVIVVVDATLIGSVDILEGVPDNGVVIINTHKSFADIKKKIDTGKRELYIVDATKIALETIGKPFPNTPMMGALAKATNLVKLEDLLEETKKVMGRKLAKEILEGNLKAIERGYKEVKKQ
- a CDS encoding 4Fe-4S binding protein; this encodes MKEKDWREIPIGGLIINPPNTTDYNTGSWRTVRPVLNKEKCINCLQCWLYCPDDAIIVKDEEMKGHNLVHCKGCGLCAEICPVDAIEMVLESKFNEE
- a CDS encoding transketolase C-terminal domain-containing protein is translated as MGKIVAITGNSAAAEAMRQINPDVCAAYPITPSTQVMEEFSQYVADGIVNTELVTVESEHSAMSACIGAAAAGGRVMTATSANGMALMWEMLYIASGLRTPLVLTLVNRALSAPINIHGDHSDGMGARDSGWIQLYSENSQETYDNLLQAFPIGEHEDVRLPVMVCLDGFIISHSIENMEMLENEEVQKFIGKYKPHYPLLDVDHPVTYGALNLTDYYMEFKRQQVEAMKHAKGVILDVSKRFKELSGRDYPLFREYMMEDAEVAIVVLGSACGTAQASVDRLRAKGIKAGLIKLRVFRPFPFYEIIDALSHVKAVAVLDRADSFGAMGGPVFQEVRSALLELKESPKVINFIYGLGGRNLAVEEINWAYNELLKIVKTGKVERLTDYLGVRDYKEAKKWLA
- a CDS encoding thiamine pyrophosphate-dependent enzyme, whose protein sequence is MASLKELSKKQSVLKGGHRLCSGCGIPLIVKQVLLGTDDPVIICTATGCLEVATTIYPYSAWRMPWIHSAFENAAATISGVESMYQSLKRQGKIPKDKRIRFVAFGGDGGTYDIGLQSLSGALERRHDFLYVCYDNGAYMNTGVQRSSSTPYGAASSTTPVGKVRLGKQHFHKDLTAIIVAHNIPYAAQASPAFWMDMTKKTKRALDTEGPTFINTMSNCNLGWKNRPNETVKLLKIAVDTCYWPLYEVIDGEWKLTYKPKKKIPIIDWLKLQGRFKHLLKPENKGVVDKIQEHVDRDWEKLLKRCGETA
- a CDS encoding GIY-YIG nuclease family protein produces the protein MEKKNKFYVGITTDISNRLRQHGHPPLLYKECLISRDQAVAREKKIKGWSHKKKLELITKASSQQR